In Tolypothrix sp. NIES-4075, one DNA window encodes the following:
- a CDS encoding aldo/keto reductase — protein sequence MEQHRFGSTQREVAVIGQGTWYIDNGDRASAIAALRQGLDLGMTHIDTAQMYGSAEEVVAEAIAGRRDQVFLVSKVLPGNASRRGTIVACEKSLARLHTDRLDSYLLHWRGQHPLEETIAAFEQLQHEGKILCWGVSNFDVPDLEAVQKIAGEGSVVCNQVLYHLRERAIEHAVIPWCEKHGVAVVAYSPFGHGDFPSSRTTAGRVLQEIAAAHNATPRQVALRFLVRHSSLFAIPKASNPEHAAENAGAGELNLTQTELDRIDAAFPTGSRPRVLPML from the coding sequence ATGGAACAGCATCGATTTGGTTCCACGCAGCGCGAGGTGGCAGTGATCGGTCAAGGAACCTGGTACATCGACAACGGTGACCGCGCCTCTGCGATCGCCGCTTTGCGCCAAGGACTAGATCTCGGCATGACCCATATCGACACGGCACAGATGTACGGCAGTGCCGAGGAGGTGGTCGCAGAGGCGATCGCTGGACGACGCGATCAGGTTTTCCTGGTTTCCAAGGTTCTTCCTGGAAATGCTTCTCGGAGAGGGACGATCGTAGCCTGCGAGAAATCGCTCGCTCGACTTCATACCGATCGGTTGGACTCTTATCTGTTGCACTGGCGCGGTCAACACCCACTGGAGGAGACGATCGCTGCCTTCGAGCAGCTTCAGCACGAGGGGAAGATTCTCTGCTGGGGCGTGAGCAACTTCGATGTGCCTGACCTTGAAGCAGTCCAGAAGATTGCTGGCGAGGGTTCTGTTGTCTGCAATCAAGTCCTTTACCATTTGAGAGAGAGAGCGATCGAACACGCTGTGATCCCCTGGTGTGAGAAGCATGGGGTGGCTGTAGTCGCATACAGCCCGTTCGGTCATGGGGATTTTCCCAGCTCGCGCACAACCGCAGGTCGCGTACTACAGGAAATCGCCGCCGCCCATAACGCCACCCCTCGCCAAGTCGCGCTCCGATTTCTGGTGCGGCATTCCTCGCTCTTCGCAATCCCCAAAGCATCCAACCCCGAACACGCCGCTGAAAACGCGGGAGCCGGGGAACTTAATCTGACCCAAACCGAACTCGATCGAATCGACGCAGCCTTCCCGACCGGATCTCGTCCCCGCGTGCTTCCCATGCTGTAA
- a CDS encoding ParA family protein gives MIITVASFKGGVGKTTTAVHLAAYLQTKGETLLIDGDPNRSASGWSKRGDLPFKVIDERQAAKYAKNYEHIVIDTQARPEQEDLEALVEGCDLLILPTTPDALSLDALMQTVNTLKSLGADKFRILITRVPPKPRRDGEEAREMLTSAGLPLFKGSVRDAVAFQKAALAGVPVNKASDQRAKIAWRDYQGIGQEVMK, from the coding sequence ATGATTATCACTGTTGCATCGTTCAAGGGGGGCGTGGGCAAAACTACAACTGCCGTCCACCTTGCCGCTTATCTCCAAACAAAGGGAGAAACACTTCTCATCGATGGCGACCCGAATCGGTCGGCTAGTGGCTGGTCGAAACGTGGCGATTTACCATTTAAAGTTATTGACGAAAGACAAGCCGCTAAATATGCCAAAAATTACGAGCATATTGTCATCGATACCCAAGCCCGACCGGAGCAAGAAGACTTAGAAGCATTGGTGGAAGGCTGTGATTTATTAATACTCCCTACTACCCCGGATGCTTTATCACTCGATGCTTTGATGCAAACTGTCAACACCCTGAAGTCGCTGGGTGCAGATAAATTTCGCATTTTGATTACCCGCGTTCCACCCAAGCCCCGGCGGGATGGAGAAGAAGCGCGAGAAATGCTGACCTCTGCGGGATTGCCTTTATTTAAAGGAAGTGTCCGCGATGCAGTCGCATTTCAAAAAGCAGCGCTGGCTGGTGTGCCGGTTAATAAAGCTTCGGATCAACGGGCAAAAATTGCATGGCGAGATTACCAAGGTATCGGTCAGGAGGTGATGAAATGA